One genomic segment of Brassica napus cultivar Da-Ae chromosome A3, Da-Ae, whole genome shotgun sequence includes these proteins:
- the LOC106419104 gene encoding bidirectional sugar transporter SWEET17, translating into MAEPSFYIGVIGNVISVLVFLSPVETFWKIVKRKSTEEYKSLPYICTLLGSSLWTYYGIVTPGEYLVSTVNGFGSFVEIIYVSLFLIYAPRHLKLNTIVVVALLNVFFPIAAIAATRSAFKDEKMRSQSMGFICAGLNIVMYGSPLSAMKTVVTTKSVKYMPFWLSFFLFLNGAIWAVYASLQHDVFLLVPNGVGFVFGTIQLILYGIYRNAKPAGLSNGSSEIAADEEEGLTSRAPLLS; encoded by the exons ATGGCGGAGCCAAGTTTCTATATCGGAGTCATAG GAAATGTAATCTCCGTACTCGTCTTCCTCTCACCAGT GGAGACGTTTTGGAAAATAGTGAAGCGAAAATCGACGGAGGAGTACAAAAGCTTACCGTACATTTGCACGTTGTTAGGATCGTCTCTATGGACATACTACGGCATCGTCACTCCCGGAGAATATCTTGTCTCCACCGTTAATGGCTTTGGTTCTTTTGTTGAAATCATCTATGTCTCCCTTTTTCTCATTTATGCCCCTCGACATCTCAAG ttAAATACAATCGTAGTGGTTGCGTTGTTGAACGTCTTTTTCCCAATAGCAGCAATTGCGGCCACGAGAAGCGCGTTTAAAGATGAGAAAATGCGTTCTCAGTCTATGGGGTTCATCTGTGCTGGCCTCAACATTGTAATGTATGGTTCTCCTCTTTCTGCTATG AAAACAGTAGTGACGACAAAGAGCGTGAAATACATGCCGTTTTGGTTGTCGTTTTTCCTCTTCTTAAACGGCGCGATCTGGGCAGTGTATGCTTCACTCCAACACGACGTTTTCCTACTT GTGCCAAATGGAGTGGGGTTTGTGTTTGGGACAATACAACTCATACTTTATGGAATTTACAGAAACGCCAAACCGGCCGGTTTAAGCAACGGTTCGAGTGAGATTGCTGCAGATGAAGAGGAAGGCCTCACATCACGTGCCCCTCTCCTTTCTTAA
- the LOC106419472 gene encoding protein pleiotropic regulatory locus 1, translating to MPAATTEAESIEPQSLKKLSIKSLKRALDLFSPVHGQFPPPDAEAKKIRLSHKMKVAFGGVEPVSQPPRQPDRGNEQTGTSSALALTGPEGSKSTQKGVTENALVVGPTFQPKGLNSIGTSGKSTTIIPANVSSYERNFSTSALMERIPSRWPRPEWHAPWKNYRVIQGHLGWVRSVAFDPSNEWFCTGSADRTIKIWDVATGVLKLTLTGHIEQVRGLAVSNRHTYMFSAGDDKQVKCWDLEQNKVIRSYHGHLSGVYCLALHPTLDVLLTGGRDSVCRVWDIRTKMQIFALTGHDNTVCSVFTRPTDPQVVTGSHDTTIKFWDLRYGKTMTTLTHHKKSVRAMTLHPKENAFASASADNTKKFSLPKGEFCHNMLSQQKTIINAMAVNEDGVMVTGGDNGSIWFWDWKSGHSFQQSETIVQPGSLESEAGIYAACYDQTGSRLVTCEADKTIKMWKEDENATPETHPVNFKPPKEIRRF from the exons ATGCCGGCTGCGACGACGGAGGCGGAATCAATAGAACCACAGTCGCTGAAAAAGCTGAGCATCAAATCCCTAAAACGAGCTCTTGATCTCTTCTCCCCCGTCCACGGCCAATTCCCTCCTCCTGATGCCGAAGC CAAGAAGATTCGTCTCAGCCATAAG ATGAAAGTTGCTTTTGGAGGTGTGGAGCCTGTGAGTCAGCCTCCACGTCAGCCTGACCGTGGCAATGAGCAGACCGGAACCTCAAGTGCTCTTGCTCTCACAG GTCCTGAAGGTTCCAAGAGTACCCAAAAGGGCGTGACAGAGAATGCTCTGGTTGTTGGTCCAACTTTCCAGCCAAAGGGCTT GAACAGTATTGGTACCTCAGGCAAAAGCACCACCATTATTCCTGCAAATGTATCCTCTTACGAAAG GAACTTTTCAACTTCTGCATTAATGGAGAGAATACCGAGTAGATGGCCTCGCCCAGAGTGGCATGCACCATGGAAGAATTACAGG GTCATTCAAGGGCACTTGGGTTGGGTCAGATCTGTCGCCTTTGACCCCAGTAATGAATGGTTTTGTACTGGTTCAGCTGATCGTACCATCAAG ATATGGGATGTAGCAACTGGAGTTCTGAAGCTAACACTTACTGGTCATATCGAGCAAGTGCGAG GCCTTGCTGTAAGCAATCGACATACATACATGTTCTCAGCTGGGGATGACAAGCAAGTCAAATGCTGGGACCTTGAGCAGAATAAG GTTATCCGGTCTTATCATGGTCACTTGAGTGGAGTCTATTGCTTAGCTCTTCACCCAACGTTAGACGTTTTACTAACCGGAGGGCGAGACTCTGTCTGCAGG GTGTGGGATATTCGTACCAAGATGCAAATTTTTGCACTCACAGGACATGACAACACCGTTTGTTCTGTTTTCACTCGTCCAACA GACCCACAAGTTGTAACTGGATCTCACGACACTACTATTAAATTCTGGGACCTTCGATATG GCAAAACAATGACGACTCTAACACATCATAAGAAATCTGTCCGAGCAATGACCCTTCATCCTAAAGA gaatgCATTTGCTTCTGCATCAGCTGACAACACCAAAAAGTTTAGCCTTCCAAAGGGAGAGTTTTGTCACAACATGCT TTCGCAGCAGAAAACCATAATTAACGCAATGGCTGTGAACGAGGATGGTGTAATGGTCACTGGAG GTGATAATGGAAGTATATGGTTCTGGGACTGGAAGAGTGGTCATAGTTTCCAACAGTCAGAAACTATTGTACAGCCTG GTTCACTGGAGAGTGAAGCGGGTATATACGCAGCGTGTTATGATCAGACAGGTTCAAGATTGGTAACATGTGAGGCTGATAAGACGATAAAGATGTGGAAAGAAGATGAGAATGCAACACCAGAGACTCACCCTGTCAATTTCAAACCACCCAAGGAGATTAGGCGCTTCTGA
- the LOC106419324 gene encoding dynein light chain 2, cytoplasmic: protein MSEGRRKKSVNGGGAPTQTNPDDRRSTLPEAEAAGKRAVIMSADMKEDMQKEAIEIAITAFEKYSVEKEIAENIKKEFDKVHGPTWHCIVGRNFGSYVTHETNHFVYFYLDQKAVLLFKSG from the exons ATGAGTGAggggaggaggaagaagagtgtGAACGGAGGAGGCGCACCGACGCAAACTAATCCCGACGATCGGAGATCTACTCTTCCGGAAGCTGAAGCGGCGGGGAAACGAGCTGTAATCATGAGCGCTGACATGAAAGAGGATATGCAGAAGGAAGCTATCGAAATCGCTATCACC GCGTTTGAGAAGTACAGTGTGGAGAAGGAGATAGCTGAGAATATCAAGAAGGAGTTTGACAAGGTTCATGGTCCTACGTGGCACTGCATCGTTGGCCGCAACTTTG GTTCATATGTAACACACGAGACGAACCATTTCGTTTACTTCTACCTCGACCAGAAAGctgttcttctcttcaagtCGGGTTAA
- the LOC106419027 gene encoding condensin-2 complex subunit D3: MDEELLLARIIAGIEGGGGGDDESHYHELVADLKSLLETDDDEILDRFYVSLSSTASPFLRCFSAAMDSPVESGRLAISASEAYLSLLLSTNCPVFTFFSPVAFLSLLGSIRRYLKPRRREDSGGAAVASSQGNKKKRGRGGGSRKNAKNLGREDGDETEEGGFDAKLVFRVLERLGSVLGFVHLDRFPDSLKSLVQTVSEIPLLALEHSGVLNYDKLMETCGRILGGVLSSDHGDVSLTAAEISKSLTPLLLMGKHQARSFALGFVSRKIMGLAKDNSELKKVVCNLPKFLIHKAPEKAEPRGFAVEAILEIVKAMEVEDQSEFVEFVMKMGQGKSNLRILAVDLIPLMMSSLGNLFGSISSEDGVEDSWGLGCLNALVQRCSDSSALIRARALSNLAQVVGFLSGDERSRSILKQALGFTGGETSEGNGRITDLLKKRCVDEKAATRRAALLLVTKLTSLLGGCFDVSILKTMGTSCSDPLISIRKAAISALSEAFRICTDEVVTTEWLHSVPRMVMDNETSIQEECENVFHELVLERISRAGNSLSQGSASLPDNWSSSSKDLDRDIEALFPEGVLVLLRELCNSEVSPWVKKICVSLGKKKQLKPRVALALQSIIKESESLWLNRSMPINKWTAPAGAWFLLSEVSVFLPMSVEWEFLHHHWQLLDKNDLQEGTDGQGDEEGVECNSSTWAGDRVFLLQTISNVSLQLPPEPAADLADNLLKKIEKFNLHSAEVDAHVKALKTLCVKKARIPEESDVLVKKWVEQVLSKASKVTEKYIEGISSNNLSFATPAMLGSRRSKKLDSVSKKLSKAITAVYTIGSCVIIYPSAETTKIVPLLHTVITSGSSDSKLKNKLPQANACLKQKAPPLYSQSWLTMAKICLADGKLAKRYIPLFAQELEKSDCAALRNNLVVAMTDFCVHYTAMIECYIPKITKRLRDPCEVVRRQTFILLSRLLQRDYVKWRGVLFLRFLLSLVDESEKIRRLADFLFGNILKVKAPLLAYNSFVEAIYVLNDCHAHNGHNNSDAKQSRTKDQAFSIRGNDERARSKRMQIYVTLLKQMAPEHLLATFAKLCAEVLAAASDGMLNIEDVTGQSVLQDAFQILACKEIRLSVSRGSSSETVEMEEEGGDSNGAAAKGRAITQAVRKGLIQNTIPIFIELKRLLESKNSPLTGSLMDCLRVLLKDYKNEIEEMLVADKQLQKELVYDMQKHEAAKARSMANQGVGCGTSHRSREPEQPTTEAEREENVRDSGLESRVVSAAADAMAAKAARSVLREVNGGAATPPLSAMSVPKLRSSLGGGKQSGRPSADVLESLRRRPTFMSDDDN, encoded by the exons ATGGACGAGGAGCTCTTGCTCGCTAGAATCATCGCAGGAAtcgaaggaggaggaggaggagacgatGAATCCCACTACCACGAACTCGTCGCGGATCTCAAGTCTCTACTCGAAACAGACGACGATGAAATCCTCGATCGGTTCTACGTCAGCCTCTCCTCGACGGCTTCACCGTTCCTCCGCTGCTTCTCCGCCGCCATGGATTCTCCGGTCGAATCCGGCCGTCTGGCGATTTCAGCCTCCGAGGCCTATCTCTCTCTGCTTCTTTCCACGAACTGCCCCGTTTTCACTTTCTTCTCCCCCGTCGCGTTTCTCTCTCTGCTAGGTTCGATTCGCCGCTACCTCAAACCTCGTCGCCGCGAGGATTCGGGAGGAGCGGCGGTGGCGTCGTCTCAAgggaacaagaagaagagaggacGCGGCGGTGGTTCGAGGAAGAACGCTAAAAACCTAGGGCGTGAAGATGGGGACGAGACGGAAGAGGGTGGGTTCGATGCGAAGTTGGTGTTTAGAGTGCTCGAGCGTCTAGGCTCGGTTCTGGGGTTTGTTCATTTGGATAGATTTCCCGATAGCTTGAAGTCTTTGGTGCAGACTGTGAGCGAGATTCCTTTACTAGCGTTGGAGCATTCAGGGGTTTTGAATTACGATAAATTGATGGAAACGTGCGGGAGGATATTGGGTGGAGTGTTGAGCTCTGACCATGGAGATGTGTCGCTTACTGCCGCTGAGATTTCGAAGTCTTTGACACCGTTGCTTTTGATGGGGAAGCATCAGGCGAGAAGCTTTGCGCTGGGATTTGTGTCAAGGAAGATTATGGGTTTGGCTAAAGATAACTCTGAGTTGAAAAAAGTTGTTTGTAATTTGCCTAAGTTTTTGATTCACAAGGCGCCTGAGAAGGCTGAGCCGCGTGGGTTTGCTGTGGAGGCGATACTTGAGATTGTGAAGGCAATGGAGGTTGAGGACCAATCGGAGTTTGTTGAATTTGTGATGAAGATGGGTCAAGGGAAATCTAATTTGAGGATATTGGCTGTTGATCTTATACCTTTGATGATGAGCTCATTAGGAAACCTATTTGGAAGTATTAGTTCAGAGGATGGCGTGGAAGATTCGTGGGGATTGGGTTGTCTTAATGCCTTAGTGCAGCGGTGTTCAGATTCAAGCGCTTTAATTAGAGCTCGAGCTTTGTCCAACTTGGCTCAAGTTGTGGGGTTTTTGTCTGGTGATGAAAGGAGTAGGTCGATCTTGAAACAAGCCCTTGGGTTTACTGGTGGTGAGACTTCAGAGGGAAACGGTAGAATAACTGACCTTTTGAAGAAGAGATGTGTGGATGAGAAGGCGGCTACAAGGAGAGCAGCTCTTCTTCTAGTTACAAAATTGACATCCCTTTTGGGTGGTTGCTTTGATGTTAGTATCCTAAAGACAATGGGTACATCTTGTTCTGATCCGCTCATAAGTATTAGAAAGGCTGCAATTTCAGCTCTTTCCGAG GCCTTCAGAATATGTACAGATGAAGTTGTAACCACTGAATGGTTACATTCTGTccctcggatggtcatggacaatGAAACTAGCATCCAAGAAGAATGCGAGAATGTCTTTCATGAACTAGTCCTGGAGAGAATATCACGAGCGGGAAATTCCCTTTCTCAGGGCAGTGCTTCTCTCCCAGACAACTGGAGCTCTAGCTCAAAAGATCTAGACAGAGACATTGAAGCCTTGTTTCCAGAAGGAGTTTTGGTTCTCCTAAGGGAGCTCTGCAACAGCGAGGTTTCCCCTTGGGTAAAGAAAATATGTGTAAGTTTGGGCAAGAAGAAGCAACTGAAACCAAGAGTTGCCCTTGCGCTGCAGAGTATCATAAAGGAATCTGAATCACTCTGGTTAAACCGTTCAATGCCAATAAATAAATGGACAGCTCCTGCCGGGGCTTGGTTTCTTCTTTCAGAGGTGTCAGTTTTTCTTCCAATGTCTGTCGAATGGGAGTTTCTTCACCATCATTGGCAGTTGCTAGACAAAAATGACTTGCAAG aaggaacagatggacaaGGTGATGAAGAGGGTGTAGAGTGTAATTCTTCTACATGGGCTGGGGATCGAGTTTTTCTTTTGCAAACTATCTCCAATGTTTCCCTTCAGCTGCCACCAGAGCCTGCTGCAGATCTGGCCGACAATTTGCTGAAGAAAATCGAAAAGTTTAACCTGCATTCTGCTGAG GTCGATGCACATGTTAAAGCATTAAAAACTTTGTGCGTAAAGAAGGCGCGTATCCCGGAGGAGTCGGATGTGCTTGTCAAGAAATGGGTAGAACAAGTTTTATCCAAGGCATCTAAGGTCACTGAGAAGTACATCGAGGGGATCTCCAGTAATAATCTTTCTTTTGCCACACCAGCAATGCTTGGAAGTAGGAGAAGCAAGAAACTGGATTCTGTATCCAAGAAGTTATCAAAAGCAATCACAGCAGTATATACCATTGGATCTTGTGTCATTATATATCCTTCAGCTGAGACGACCAAAATTGTTCCGTTGTTACATACTGTAATCACTTCAGGAAGTTCTGATTCAAAGCTGAAAAACAAATTGCCACAAGCCAATGCTTGCTTGAAGCAGAAAGCTCCTCCTCTCTATAGTCAGTCTTGGTTGACCATGGCGAAGATTTGTTTGGCTGACGGGAAGCTTGCGAAAAGATATATCCCTCTCTTTGCACAG GAGCTTGAAAAGAGTGATTGTGCAGCCTTGCGCAACAATCTTGTAGTGGCGATGACAGACTTTTGTGTTCACTATACAGCCATGATTGAATG TTACATTCCAAAGATTACTAAACGTCTTCGGGATCCTTGTGAAGTCGTTAGAAGGCAGACATTCATACTTCTCTCAAGGTTATTACAG aGAGATTATGTTAAGTGGAGAGGCGTTCTTTTCCTTCGCTTCCTTCTATCTCTTGTTGATGAATCTGAAAAGATACGTCGACTTGCAGACTTTTTATTTGGAAACATCCTTAAAG TTAAGGCACCACTTTTAGCTTACAACAGTTTTGTGGAAGCTATTTATGTGTTAAACGATTGCCACGCCCACAATGGCCACAATAATTCAGATGCTAAGCAATCAAGAACAAAGGATCAAGCTTTTTCTATCAG AGGAAATGATGAAAGAGCTAGGTCTAAAAGAATGCAGATCTACGTCACTCTGCTTAAACAAATGGCTCCAGAACATCTTCTGGCCACATTTGCAAAGTTATGTGCAGAGGTCCTCGCAGCTGCTTCTGATGGAATGCTAAACATAGAAGATGTAACTGGTCAGTCAGTTCTACAG GATGCGTTTCAAATCTTGGCGTGCAAAGAGATCCGTTTATCAGTTTCAAGAGGATCTTCGTCTGAGACAGTAGAGATGGAAGAAGAAGGTGGAGACTCCAACGGGGCGGCTGCCAAAGGAAGAGCCATAACGCAAGCTGTTAGAAAAGGGTTGATTCAGAACACGATTCCAATCTTCATTGAGCTCAAGAGACTATTGGAGAGCAAGAACAGTCCTCTCACAGGCTCGCTCATGGACTGCCTCCGTGTGCTCCTGAAAGACTACAAGAACGAGATAGAAGAAATGCTCGTCGCTGATAAACAGCTTCAGAAAGAGCTCGTCTACGATATGCAGAAGCACGAGGCTGCAAAGGCAAGGTCCATGGCTAACCAAGGGGTTGGTTGCGGGACAAGTCATAGAAGCCGCGAACCAGAGCAACCAACAACAGAAGCAGAAAGGGAGGAGAATGTTAGGGATTCGGGACTGGAATCGAGAGTGGTATCTGCGGCTGCTGATGCAATGGCGGCTAAAGCGGCAAGGTCGGTACTGAGAGAAGTGAACGGTGGAGCTGCAACGCCGCCTCTGAGCGCAATGAGCGTTCCGAAGCTAAGGTCGAGCCTTGGAGGAGGTAAACAGAGTGGTCGACCATCGGCTGATGTGCTGGAGTCTCTCAGAAGAAGACCAACTTTCATGTCTGATGACGATAACTAA